The genome window CGGCGGTTTTGATCTGTTGGGTTCTTTGGGCCCACAGGCTGGCATTCGGGTCGAGCCGAGCGCACATTATAGGGAAGCCCGAACAGGCCATGGGCGAGAGCTTTTTACTGAGTCAGTACAGAGAGTATTTACTGCCTACTGCGGACTACGTTTTTTACCAGTTCGCTTTTGCCGCCATTACTGTGGTGTTGCTGGGCGGGTCTTTGTTAGGGAGGATGAATTTCTATGCGTGGATGATGTTCGTTCCTCTGTGGCTCACCCTATCGTACACCGTTGGAGCCTACACCATCTGGGGATCGGGATTCCTCTACCAAAAGATCATTGATTTCTCCGGCGGATATGTCATTCATCTCTCTTCCGGTGTCGCTGGTTTCACTGCTGCTTATTGGGTAAATTTCATTCcacttttttctttctaattaccttgtgatctagtgatATGATACGAAATGACTTGGTTCAAGTTTCAATAAGGACCGTATTAAGTGGCTGAGCCACAATGGGGCAGTTGCAGTTGCTCCCACCCCTACCCCATATAtagctttgtatgtatatatgcttatatagtatatttttagatataagtatatgCAAAACATGTATaagtaaacaattaattaattagctgaGTTGGTTAATATGCCTTTTTAAATTATCTCCGccccaattaaaaaaaaattctgccACTCCATACGATCTAACCTAAAAACATACTCTCATGCTTGCATTTGATTAGTCCGATTTGCAAAAcgtttaattttttcttatctTGATTTACCTTATTATGTGCTTAGGACGAATTCATTactccatgatataatttgggGAAGCCGAAAAAcctggttataaaaaaaaatggataaagAAATAAATGGGGTTGGATATTGTGTAGGTTGGACCAAGGCAACAGCAGGATAGGGAACATTTTCCACCAAACAACATCATCCACATATTGGGGGGAGCCGGGTTCCTGTGGATGGGATGGGCGGGGTTCAACGGCGGTTCACCATTGGCGGCGGACCTGGTTACGTCTCTAGCTATTCTCAACACCCATATTTGCACTGCCACAAGCATTCTCATATGGCTATCCTTGGACATGATTTTTTACAAGAAAAGCTCTGTCATCGGAGCGGTTCAGGGCATGATCACCGGGCTGGTTTGCATTACCCCCGGGGCCGGCATTGTGGATTCATGGGCGGCGATGCTGATGGGAGTGTTGGCAGGCTCAGTGCCCTGGTACACCATGATGGTTCTTCACAAGAAATCGGCTTTTTTCCAGAGAGTGGACGACACGCTGGGCGTCTTCCACACCCACGCTGTTGCTGGCATCCTCGGAGGAATTCTCTCCGGCATATTCGCCAAACCCAATCTTCTCCGCCTCTTCTATTTACACTCCGAGCCCAGCGATAGTACCGGCTTTCTATACACCCTACTTCACGGCCAAGTGCAACGCGGGTTCAGGCAAATGGGGTATCAGCTGGCCGGGGCAGCATTCATCACGGCCTGGAATGTGGGCATGACGAGCTTGATCTGCATCTTCATAAGCAGGATAGTAGAACTCCGGCTGAATGACGATGACCTGGAGATCGGGGACGACGCAGTTCATGGCGAGGAAGCTTATGCCTTGTGGGGAGATGGCGAGAGGGACCCTCCACCTCTTCGTTTCAACATGACTCCCAAGATCCCTTCATTCTGCCGCCGCCATGGCACTCGCAAACCTCATGTGTAAAGATCAACACAGATATCACTTCTTCAGAAACTGagaatgtataaaatttatccAAACGCAAACCTCATTAGTAAACATTGACACAGATATCACTTCTTCAGAAACTGagaatgtataaaatttatccAACAAACAAAAACGGTAATCAAACAGAATGGTGTGTTTGATATCAAATAGGAAGTATAGCATACCAATGGACAcaagaattcaaaggaacaGTGCCAAGACAATTTTATGTTTAAGGGCTTCAACTACGAGTAGCAAGAAAGACACAAAAACCAGTAAAGGTCCCTTACGATACACTATAGTTGACAGACAGTGATGAAAGATCCTTCTATATCTAGATTCTGGAACCATGACCATAGTTCCTTTCAAGAGGGTGGTAAGGAGAATATGATCGAGACATCTCCCTCCTTGATCTTCCACCATAAGGCGAACGCCTTGGTGGAGAATAATCTCGACCGCCTCCATATGGTGATCGCCTTGGAGAATAATCACGACCACCTCCATATGGTGAACGCCTTGGAGAATAGTCTCGACCGCCTCGATATGGTGAGCGCCTTGGAGATCTTCGGTGGTATGCATAGTCATCATAGCCACGGTACCTTCCACGGTCGCCACGATCACCACGGTCGCCACGATAACCTGCAATCCAGACCACTGAATATAGTAGAATTCATAACAGagagaattgaaatgaaatacATAGCTCGACAACTAATATCTTACCTTCTGCCCTGCTGTTCTTGAGTCCAAGATAGTGTCCAGGTGTTGGAGTTCTAGGTCGTTTCCTTCGGGACTGAAACATTAAATAATATGAAATCTAAAATACAGATATTTTATATGCCAAAAAGAGGGcagatatatttatttgtatagttttatttaatttgtacttattttctttatcaacaTGGGTCAAATTCCATCAAAAACATCAAATTTATCACAAGCAAAGAAGTAAATTGtaagcacctcttcaatatactaaataacagaaagaaaaacattttaGGAATTTTGATACTCCATAAAAGGACAGAGAACATCTACTTTCACCTCCCACATGACCACGAGATTCATTGTGCAAACACAAAAAAAGCCTAGTCAAAGGTGTTACCGTTGCACAAATATTGAACATGAAAAACCAATGCCAGGCATGCAATACCATTAAAGTCTGATTAGATTGTTGATATTGAATCTTGATTAGTTGAGAGTTGAAAATGTTTGCCGAGGTTGTAAAGTTGGGCAATAAAGTTGCTATGTTTAGTTGATCAGATGCATGTGAAAAGCTGTTTTAGCTGGCCATTGATCAGGCGGTGTGAATAATATGTTGCAATGGAAGAGAACTGATCATCTTTGATTGTTGCCAAAGAAGCCAAGGCAATGTCTTCTGAGTATAGGCAGAAAACCTCCAAGTCAAAAAAGAAAGGTAAATCTGGTAATATTCTTCAGCACTCGATGTATAAACAATTTACCTTCTCCACAGTTATGTATCGACCTTCAAGAACAGACTGATTGAGGTGCTTTACGCAGCGATTGGCATCATCAACATTGTCCATTGTTACAAAAGCAAAACCACGAGAAACACGAGAACGTGGCTCCACTACCAAAAATACTGATTTTACCTAGCAAAAATAAAGTGAAACATATCACCAAGATCACTATTAGATACTATAAATAATAACTCAAACCAGCAATTCCAAATTGTACCCAAATTGTATTGGgagattaatttttaaaatattagagaCTTGTACACCCAgttatttgttagtttgattAGCTgtatttaaaaacataaatctGAAAAGCAATTATCAAGAGCATCATGATAATGTAAGGAAAGAAATGACTTAAGAACAAAAACAATTAGTACCAACCTTTCCTTCCTTAGAGAAGTGGTCTTCAAGGTCCCTTTCTGTGACCCTTGTAGATAAACCAGTCACATAGAGAGTATCTCCAGGATTAGAAGGAGGCGGGTCCCTGAACATATAACAGGCACAAAAAAGAAATCagcataaatattaaatatgggaCTACACACAAGCCCGTTCAAGAGCACATCAATATCGCAGGTTAACAGCTGATTGGCATCAGTACAACAAGGTCAAAAGCATAGTTAACTAACCTGCCACGACCTCTGGATGTGGATCTTCCCCTAGGTCTTGACAATGACCTAGACCTAGATCTTGATCTTGACCTTTCTTCCCAAGGGGAAGGAGAGCGTGAATGCCTGCCAAACCAAAGAATAATTCCATCAAAGCAGAAACTGTAAAGTAGAACAGAACCCTAGCTACTAAATGATGGCATTAATCACTTGCAAACTTTGCCAACAATCAACACCAAGAAAATCAAAGATTTAAGAGCACATATATTAGGCTGCCTCAACAACATGGCATTAATCTAGCAGTGTGGAAATCTGCTTTCACCAAATTCATTCTTGCAGTTTCAACTCACATCTAAgagataatatttaatgaaataatcAGCCCCCCAATCATAAAGCTTACACCTTTTACTCCAAGGACCAAGAAAAAAATCTTCTTAATCCATCTAATTTCTCTACTATCaggtacacacacacatatcaaACTCCTTTGGACTCTTAACCATTCTTCTTCCACCTAATTTTAAATATGCAATTTTGCCCAAATCAATCCCAACAAAGACAATAAAAtccataaattaaataaaaaataaaaattaaattaaaaaaaaaactataatttaaCAGAATCACACTACAAAGCCATTCCATTCACGACCCAAAATCCCATCCCACAATCAACAGGAACGCAATCAAAGAATCAAGGCGACAGAGTCAAAATCAATAGCGACAACCGGGGCTTACCTTTTCCGAGGAGAGTCGGCCTGCAAAAACGAAAAGAGTATATATTCAACAAACATAAAATTCGTATGGCGTATAGGTGTAGGGCACAACGAGGGAAGGGAGTACAAGAGAGGAAGAGAGTTTTTACCATTTCCGAGCagagaaaagggaaacaaaACCCTAAACCGCGAGAGATGCAGAAAAAGAGTCGCTACACCGAGGATCACCAACACGGGAAGGGGGCGGAGATGGAAGGAAGTTGTAGATACACACACTGATAACTGAGGGAAAGCAATGCCCCTTTAAACCCTAGAGGCTTTGTTGATTTTTCGAACacggattttttattttattttattacatcACATTTAAAAGCGACTTCAACCCGTTTAAACAGGTcaattttataagtattataattacagtttaaaattttgaaacatttatcaaattaatatcggatttttttattaaaatctttAATGATTGATAAATCATTTGAGTGGATGAGATTAATCTATAGTTTATATATAcaatcatttaataataataataataattcttattattagaatagatttttaatatatatatatatatatatatattatatataatacaaatagTCAGcaaataaagtattacattaatatgttattcttaataatttaatttaatatcccCCAAAATAATTATTCCTCTTACCAAATGGTGGAAttaaccatatttttcaataatgATATTTCATTTATGACATATGTTGTAACCAAATACGTTGTTTATTCATTTACtttaacaatctcaaaattattttttatggaGTGTTTGGTATaatagaattacaatttcattcatatcaaattttatgaagattacAATAATGAGCCCTAACAGCCTCCTATTAAGTGCAATGTTTATCCTCCATAAGTGTTAGGACTCCTCAATAATTATTGTGCGCTCTCCTCTACTGTTTTGATGAGGCAGTGTCCTACAAAGTATGCTAAGTGTACCGTTTCACCTCCTATCTAACAATGACTGTTACTATTTGACCGCATTCATTGCATTGACGGGTTAGACCAAAAGCGTTGGGTCAGGTCAGGTGTCTTGTCCAATTATTTTGTTGCATttacattttagtttttatttacttattccctttcaattcagtaatatttctttttctcctAATTATCTCATTTCAACCTAACACCCCAAcatgtaa of Ipomoea triloba cultivar NCNSP0323 chromosome 3, ASM357664v1 contains these proteins:
- the LOC116013437 gene encoding ammonium transporter 3 member 2-like, coding for MADGYTSLPPGLQWDEASPAWLNKGDNAWQLTAAAMVGLQTVPGLVLLYGSMVKKKWAVNSAFMALYAFAAVLICWVLWAHRLAFGSSRAHIIGKPEQAMGESFLLSQYREYLLPTADYVFYQFAFAAITVVLLGGSLLGRMNFYAWMMFVPLWLTLSYTVGAYTIWGSGFLYQKIIDFSGGYVIHLSSGVAGFTAAYWVGPRQQQDREHFPPNNIIHILGGAGFLWMGWAGFNGGSPLAADLVTSLAILNTHICTATSILIWLSLDMIFYKKSSVIGAVQGMITGLVCITPGAGIVDSWAAMLMGVLAGSVPWYTMMVLHKKSAFFQRVDDTLGVFHTHAVAGILGGILSGIFAKPNLLRLFYLHSEPSDSTGFLYTLLHGQVQRGFRQMGYQLAGAAFITAWNVGMTSLICIFISRIVELRLNDDDLEIGDDAVHGEEAYALWGDGERDPPPLRFNMTPKIPSFCRRHGTRKPHV
- the LOC116013438 gene encoding serine/arginine-rich splicing factor SR45a-like; amino-acid sequence: MADSPRKRHSRSPSPWEERSRSRSRSRSLSRPRGRSTSRGRGRDPPPSNPGDTLYVTGLSTRVTERDLEDHFSKEGKVKSVFLVVEPRSRVSRGFAFVTMDNVDDANRCVKHLNQSVLEGRYITVEKSRRKRPRTPTPGHYLGLKNSRAEGYRGDRGDRGDRGRYRGYDDYAYHRRSPRRSPYRGGRDYSPRRSPYGGGRDYSPRRSPYGGGRDYSPPRRSPYGGRSRREMSRSYSPYHPLERNYGHGSRI